AGGTGATTCATTTCGGTAGGCAACACATCGCCACCACCTTCTATTACCTGACATTTGCACATAGCACAGGTACCACCTCCACCACAAGCAGAAGGCAAAAACAAATTTTTCTGAGAAAGAGCTGTTAGCAAAGTTGGACCAGGAGATACCACTAGTGTTTCTTCGCCATTCACCAAAATATTGACATCACCAGAAGGAATCAATTTGGCTTTGGCATACAATAATATGCCAGTCAGAAATAAAATGATGAATAAAAAAGCAGCAGAACTACCAATAATTACAGGAAGCATATTATTGATTTTTTAATTGAAATATTTAATGATTTTAAGAAAATCTAAAATGATTTATCATCAATCATTTTTTGATTTTCATTTTCATTCTAAGTTTGATTTCTTACAATTTGATACCCATGAAACTCATGAACGCAATCCCCATCAAGCCAGTGATAATAAACGCAATTCCTAAGCCACGCAAAGGTGCAGGAACATGTGAATAGCGTATTTTTTCACGAATAGCAGCAATAGCGACAATGGCGAGAAAAAAACCAAACCCCGCTCCTACTCCAAACACACTTGATTGAATAAAATCATACTCTTTTTGAACCATAAAAAGAGAACCTCCAAGAATAGAGCAGTTTACAGTAATCAAAGGCAAGAAAATACCCAATGAATTGTACAATGCAGGAGATACTTTTTCAATCACCATTTCTACCAACTGTACCATTGATGCAATAACAGCAATGAAGATAATTAGTTGCAGAAAAGTGAGGTCAACCGACGCAAAAGAAGGGTGAATCCATGCCAAAGAACCTTCTGCCAAGAAAAATTTTCTAATCAGAAAGTTAATAGGAACGGTAATCGCCAATACAAAAATAACGGATAGCCCTAGCCCAAAAGCCGTTTTGACCGTTTTTGAAACTGCCAAAAAAGAACACATTCCCAAAAAATAAGAAAGCACCATGTTCTCTACAAAAGCCGATTTGACAAATATATTTAATAAATCCATTGTTTGAATAATTAAAATGACAATGAAAATTCGCTTTTCATTAGATTAGGAAATATCCACCAATTTGGTATTTTTAGAACGCTGAATCCAAATAAGAATACCAATAACAAACATGGCAGCAGCAGGAGTCAACATGATACCATTGTCAGCATAACCAGCAGCATACACACCTTCAGGAATCAACTTCCAACCCAAAATGCTGCCTGCACCAAAAAATTCTCTCAAAACTGCCACTATAATCAAAATAGCACCATAACCCAAACCATTGCCAATACCATCTAAGAAAGCAGGCCATGGCTTACTATTCATCGCAAAGGCTTCTAAACGCCCCATTACGATACAATTGGTGATAATCAAACCCACAAAAACCGATAACTCTTTGCTCACATCATAAGCAAATGCCTTTAACAATTGATCCACAATCGTTACCAAGGTAGCAATTACTACCAATTGGACAATCATCCGAATACGTGGAGGTATACCATTTCGCATCAATGCGATAGCAAAATTAGAAAAAGCACAAACCATCGTTACACTAATAGCCATTACCAATGCAGGATATACTTGTGTTGTTACTGCCAAAGCAGAACAAATACCCAATACCTGAACCGTGATTGGATTATTATCGTCAAAAGGATCGGTTAGCAGTCTTCTGTTTTTTGCCGAAAACAGAGGCTCACTGGGTGCGGCAACAACTGCTTTTTTTTCTGCTACTTCACTCATTATATTATTTCTGTTTAATTAATTTACATTTTTAAAATAGGCTTGATAACTACTGTAGCCTTTTTGAAGCATATCTTCCACACCATTGCCTGTAATAGTTGCACCAGACATACCATCTACTAAGTTGGCTTTCCCCTCAATAGCATTGCCTCTTCCCTTCAAAATATCGAAGGCATAAGTACCATTGGTTTGCAACTGTTTGCCTACAAATTGATCTTGAAACCAGTCTTTTGTGATTTCTGCACCAAGGCCAGGCGTTTCTCCTTTGTGGTCAAAAGATGTACCTGCAATGGTATTGAAGTCTTCTTTTAATGCCAGAAAACCCCATATTTCATCCCATAGACCATTACCATATAAAGGTATAATATAGCTTTTAGCATTGTTGTCTCCTGAATAGATATACACAGGTAATTGACGATCACTCATAGGTTTTCGGTACTCTTTTTTGATGTCAATATCAAAAGCGTTAACTCCTTCAACAGGTTTCCCTTGAGCATCAACTACTACTTCCTTGATACGCTTAGAGTATTCGCCTTCAACAATCGACTTGTCTGCAATATCAGATACAGAATTGAGAATTTGTTTCTTTTTCTCCAATGCTTCTTCTGCATCCTGTCGTGGTTTGAGTTCCGTAGCCAAAAATGCCAATACAACAGCTACGATAAGGGTCATCAAAGCCACATAACCAACGGTATAATTGTTACTATTAATATCAGCCATGATTTCTTGCTAATCTGCGTTTAATGTTTGCTTGATAAATATAATGGTCAATCAATGGAGCAAATACATTCATAAACAGTATCGCCAACATCCATCCCTCAGGATAGGCAGGATTCAACACCCTGACAATGATACCAATTACTCCAATCATAAAGCCATATACCAATTTTCCAGTATTCGTTTGTGCTGCGGTAACAGGGTCCGTTGCCATAAATGCCATGGCAAAAAAGAAACTGCCCATTACAAAGTGGTAATAAAAAGGTACAGCAATAAATGAGTTTGGATCAGTAGCTATGAAATTAAGGATAATCCCCATAAAGGCTGCGCCCAAAACCATAGACAACATGATTCTCCAACTTGCCACGCCCATTGCAATCAACATTCCAGCACCCAACAAAACAGCAGGTTTACTCATTTCTCCAACTGAACCAGGAATCCATCCCCAGAACATCTCCGACACACTATACTTTGCAACGACTGCTTCCCAGCCTCCTTTAGCAGCAAGTGCCAGAGGTGTAGCTCCTGAAAATCCATCCACTACATTGGCATAACCCGCTGTAGTAGCAGAACTCAAACCAAACATATCGTGTAAAAAATTGTAATCATAAGCCACCCAACAAGTATCACCAGATATATCCGATGGATAGGCAAAGAAAATAAATACCCTTGTTAATAAGGCGATGTTCAGAATATTCATACCTGTACCTCCAAAAGCTTCCTTACCTAAAATCACTGCAAATGCAGTAGCAATCGCTACCATCCACAACGGAATACCTGGAGGCATAATCAATGGAATCAACATTCCTGTTACCAAAAACCCCTCTTCAATCGCATGGCCTTTCTTTGCAGCAAAGAAAAACTCGATTCCCAAGCCCACTACATGAGCCACAACGATTATAGGCAATAACTGAAAAAGTCCATAGAAAAATTTGGTAAAAAATGCCTCAAATATACCTGGATACATACCAAAGGCAACATAGTGCTGATGTCCAATATTGTACATGCCAAAAAGCAAACAAAATTGCAAGGCTAAAACCACATGCACCATTGTTCGCTTCAAATCCATCCCATCTCGGATGTGTACCCCATGACCAGATGTTACCGATTTTGGGGCAAAGAGGAAGGTAAAAAATCCATCAAAGACAGTATGCAATACCTTCTTGTCCTTTATAGATTTACCGTATTCTTCAAGTTTCTTTGCTAACTTGCTCATATCTATCTATTAGATTGCTAAATTGTTTTATTGCTTATTAATTTTTCAAAACATACAATGTCAAGCATTTTAAACTTGAATTTGTGTTTTGAGATTGAGCTTTCATTACCCCTGCTCTCGCATCATGTCCAATCCTTGACGCAAAATTTCTTGTACTTCTGTTTTTGAAGGACATACAAAACCACATAAAGCCAAATCCTCTTCTACGACCTCATAAATACCCAAACCTTCCATTTGGTCGAAATCTCCATACATGATGGATTTCAACAATTGCATCGGATAAATATCCAT
The Chitinophagales bacterium genome window above contains:
- a CDS encoding NADH:ubiquinone reductase (Na(+)-transporting) subunit D translates to MSEVAEKKAVVAAPSEPLFSAKNRRLLTDPFDDNNPITVQVLGICSALAVTTQVYPALVMAISVTMVCAFSNFAIALMRNGIPPRIRMIVQLVVIATLVTIVDQLLKAFAYDVSKELSVFVGLIITNCIVMGRLEAFAMNSKPWPAFLDGIGNGLGYGAILIIVAVLREFFGAGSILGWKLIPEGVYAAGYADNGIMLTPAAAMFVIGILIWIQRSKNTKLVDIS
- the nqrC gene encoding NADH:ubiquinone reductase (Na(+)-transporting) subunit C; translated protein: MADINSNNYTVGYVALMTLIVAVVLAFLATELKPRQDAEEALEKKKQILNSVSDIADKSIVEGEYSKRIKEVVVDAQGKPVEGVNAFDIDIKKEYRKPMSDRQLPVYIYSGDNNAKSYIIPLYGNGLWDEIWGFLALKEDFNTIAGTSFDHKGETPGLGAEITKDWFQDQFVGKQLQTNGTYAFDILKGRGNAIEGKANLVDGMSGATITGNGVEDMLQKGYSSYQAYFKNVN
- the nqrE gene encoding NADH:ubiquinone reductase (Na(+)-transporting) subunit E, with protein sequence MDLLNIFVKSAFVENMVLSYFLGMCSFLAVSKTVKTAFGLGLSVIFVLAITVPINFLIRKFFLAEGSLAWIHPSFASVDLTFLQLIIFIAVIASMVQLVEMVIEKVSPALYNSLGIFLPLITVNCSILGGSLFMVQKEYDFIQSSVFGVGAGFGFFLAIVAIAAIREKIRYSHVPAPLRGLGIAFIITGLMGIAFMSFMGIKL
- a CDS encoding NADH:ubiquinone reductase (Na(+)-transporting) subunit B, which gives rise to MSKLAKKLEEYGKSIKDKKVLHTVFDGFFTFLFAPKSVTSGHGVHIRDGMDLKRTMVHVVLALQFCLLFGMYNIGHQHYVAFGMYPGIFEAFFTKFFYGLFQLLPIIVVAHVVGLGIEFFFAAKKGHAIEEGFLVTGMLIPLIMPPGIPLWMVAIATAFAVILGKEAFGGTGMNILNIALLTRVFIFFAYPSDISGDTCWVAYDYNFLHDMFGLSSATTAGYANVVDGFSGATPLALAAKGGWEAVVAKYSVSEMFWGWIPGSVGEMSKPAVLLGAGMLIAMGVASWRIMLSMVLGAAFMGIILNFIATDPNSFIAVPFYYHFVMGSFFFAMAFMATDPVTAAQTNTGKLVYGFMIGVIGIIVRVLNPAYPEGWMLAILFMNVFAPLIDHYIYQANIKRRLARNHG